One stretch of Streptomyces hygroscopicus DNA includes these proteins:
- a CDS encoding TetR family transcriptional regulator — MPDEKGPDHSRRKERSRRAILAAARALVAEEAYEKVTVEAIAARAGVGKQTIYRRWPSKSAVVFAAVLALSEDADGQSVALPDTGDLEADLKLVMRATAEEFAAPSFDRLIRALNTEIANDAALAAEYREKLAQPLEEAKKARLRSAQEVGQLDADADLDLVLEVLYAPLFQRWLHRSGPLTAGYADSLVDATLRAFGP, encoded by the coding sequence ATGCCTGATGAGAAGGGGCCGGACCACTCCCGGCGCAAGGAACGGTCGCGGCGGGCAATCCTCGCGGCTGCCCGCGCCCTGGTCGCAGAGGAGGCGTACGAGAAGGTCACTGTCGAAGCCATCGCTGCCCGTGCCGGCGTCGGCAAGCAGACGATCTATCGGCGGTGGCCGTCGAAGAGCGCGGTCGTCTTCGCCGCCGTTCTGGCTCTGAGTGAGGATGCGGACGGGCAGTCGGTCGCACTGCCGGACACGGGCGACCTCGAGGCAGACCTCAAGCTTGTCATGCGTGCCACGGCGGAGGAGTTCGCCGCCCCGTCCTTCGACAGGCTGATCCGGGCCCTCAATACCGAGATCGCCAATGATGCCGCGCTGGCGGCCGAGTACCGCGAGAAGCTGGCCCAGCCGCTGGAAGAAGCGAAGAAAGCACGCTTGCGAAGCGCCCAGGAAGTCGGCCAGCTCGACGCCGACGCCGACCTCGACCTGGTCCTCGAAGTGCTCTACGCCCCCCTCTTCCAGCGGTGGCTGCACCGGAGCGGTCCGCTGACCGCCGGATACGCCGACTCACTTGTCGACGCGACGCTCAGAGCTTTCGGCCCCTGA
- a CDS encoding AraC family transcriptional regulator, with protein MDVLAEVLRVSGARGALGVMLKAGGTWGLRLDSSPGAALHVVSRGTMWLHVPGEKPLQVQAGDAVLVSPGTAHGIAGGAGVTMGSCDREAAARSFGDGRALRLGSAPVQTEVIVLHYEQDREVRTPVLTSLARPMHVTARENAQLRRTVELLAAELAQPQIGTTAAINSIIDLLLVQFVRAWLARHPQEQSGSWLGAMRDPVVRDALACVHAQPEHPWTTETLAAATSVSRATLSRRFRSALGQTPGAYVTQWRIDLASVRLRDTDEPVESISDAVGYGSPHAFSRAFRRARGTAPGEYRSRLRK; from the coding sequence ATGGATGTGCTGGCGGAGGTCTTGCGTGTTTCGGGTGCGCGTGGGGCGCTCGGGGTCATGCTGAAGGCCGGAGGAACCTGGGGCCTGCGGCTGGACTCCTCTCCAGGAGCGGCACTGCACGTGGTGTCCCGCGGCACCATGTGGCTCCACGTCCCAGGCGAGAAACCTCTTCAGGTGCAGGCCGGAGACGCCGTCCTGGTGTCGCCGGGCACCGCACACGGGATAGCCGGCGGCGCCGGCGTGACGATGGGTTCCTGCGACCGTGAGGCGGCGGCCCGGTCTTTTGGCGATGGCCGAGCCCTGCGTCTGGGCTCGGCGCCGGTGCAGACGGAAGTGATCGTGCTGCACTACGAGCAGGACCGGGAGGTGCGCACCCCGGTGCTTACCTCCCTCGCTCGGCCGATGCACGTCACAGCCCGGGAGAACGCGCAGCTCAGAAGGACCGTCGAACTTCTCGCCGCGGAGCTCGCGCAGCCGCAGATCGGCACCACCGCCGCCATCAACAGCATCATCGACCTTCTGCTCGTCCAGTTCGTACGCGCCTGGCTGGCCCGCCACCCGCAGGAACAGTCCGGCTCATGGCTGGGAGCGATGCGTGATCCGGTCGTGCGCGACGCCCTGGCATGTGTCCACGCCCAACCGGAACACCCCTGGACCACGGAGACCCTGGCCGCCGCGACGAGCGTCTCCCGGGCGACGCTGTCCAGGCGCTTCCGGTCCGCCCTCGGCCAGACGCCGGGCGCGTACGTGACGCAGTGGCGCATCGACCTGGCGTCCGTCCGGCTCCGCGATACCGATGAGCCGGTCGAGTCGATCTCCGACGCGGTCGGATACGGCTCTCCGCACGCCTTCAGCCGTGCCTTCAGACGTGCCCGAGGCACGGCCCCTGGCGAGTACCGTTCTCGACTTCGCAAGTGA
- a CDS encoding alcohol dehydrogenase has protein sequence MRALVVDHSEAGPVRFADVDEPVPSAGETLVEIRHIGLNFGELNYVDQWPAGAVHGHDAAGVVVRAASDGSGPPEGTRVAVGMAPHAWAERVAVSPVSLGTVPEGVDLADAAALGIAGVTPFRVLRKRSLLARNVLITGASGGVGHFAVQLAALAGARVTALVGSPERAVGLRELGADKVLTDLAETGDRFDLVLDTVGGPLVAQAWSSLAEGGTIHLVGYSSGQETTFPSGTLFGFGEPRNIATYGDMTPTSGELTDLLGLMAAGRLSAPVGLRGDWQDVDDAVQALFARKVHGKAVLDVA, from the coding sequence ATGCGCGCCCTTGTGGTCGATCACAGTGAGGCCGGACCCGTCCGGTTCGCCGATGTCGATGAGCCCGTACCGTCCGCCGGTGAGACGTTGGTGGAGATACGGCACATCGGTCTCAACTTCGGAGAGCTGAATTACGTGGACCAGTGGCCAGCCGGCGCTGTACACGGTCACGACGCGGCCGGCGTCGTGGTGCGCGCCGCATCCGACGGCTCGGGGCCGCCCGAAGGTACGCGCGTCGCAGTGGGAATGGCTCCCCACGCGTGGGCGGAGCGGGTGGCAGTCAGCCCCGTCTCGCTCGGCACCGTCCCCGAGGGCGTGGACCTGGCCGACGCCGCCGCGCTGGGGATCGCCGGAGTCACGCCATTCCGGGTGCTGCGCAAGCGTTCCCTGCTGGCGCGCAACGTTCTGATCACCGGCGCCAGCGGGGGCGTGGGGCACTTCGCCGTCCAGCTGGCGGCGCTGGCGGGCGCCCGGGTGACGGCACTCGTCGGTTCGCCGGAGCGGGCCGTCGGACTCCGTGAACTCGGCGCCGACAAGGTCCTGACCGACTTGGCCGAGACCGGGGACCGGTTCGATCTCGTCCTGGACACGGTCGGCGGACCACTGGTGGCCCAGGCCTGGAGTTCCCTCGCCGAGGGCGGCACCATCCACCTGGTCGGTTACTCCTCGGGGCAGGAAACCACGTTCCCGTCAGGGACCTTGTTCGGCTTCGGTGAACCCCGCAACATCGCCACCTACGGCGATATGACGCCGACCAGCGGGGAGTTGACGGACCTGCTGGGCCTCATGGCCGCCGGGAGGCTCTCGGCACCGGTCGGACTGCGAGGCGACTGGCAGGACGTGGACGACGCCGTCCAGGCGCTGTTCGCGCGGAAGGTGCACGGAAAGGCCGTTCTTGACGTGGCCTGA
- a CDS encoding hydrolase, protein MTNAIRTSKNLEVQRSDHTTIRYTASGPAGGPTLALIHGWACNRGDYDAVTDHLPEDYRVLAIDLAEHGESRSTRDVWTMEEFARDVAAVLEAESVDTCVVAGHSLGGAVAVEVGRLLPDTVSRVVALDALHYLSLFPALSEEQTDAMLSMFREDFAAGVHGLVEAGSPAGTDTAFKAAYFKKMVAVRQPAGLRSIEGLIRWDMDAALRATKQPITVFAIRDLVTREAIDRYGDRFDIVPVDLGSHHFPVEAPEGTAQLLAGVATE, encoded by the coding sequence GTGACGAACGCCATCAGGACCAGCAAGAACCTCGAGGTTCAGCGATCGGACCACACGACGATCCGGTACACGGCCAGCGGTCCGGCAGGCGGGCCGACCCTGGCTCTCATTCACGGCTGGGCGTGCAACCGCGGCGACTACGACGCGGTCACCGACCATCTGCCCGAGGACTACCGCGTTCTCGCGATCGACCTCGCCGAGCATGGCGAGTCGCGGTCGACGCGGGACGTCTGGACCATGGAAGAGTTCGCTCGCGACGTGGCGGCGGTACTGGAAGCCGAGTCGGTGGACACGTGCGTCGTGGCCGGGCACTCCCTCGGCGGGGCCGTCGCCGTCGAGGTCGGCCGACTGCTCCCCGACACGGTCTCGCGTGTGGTCGCACTCGACGCTCTGCACTACTTGTCCCTGTTCCCCGCGCTGAGCGAAGAGCAGACCGACGCGATGCTGAGCATGTTCCGTGAGGACTTCGCCGCAGGGGTGCACGGTCTCGTCGAGGCCGGTTCGCCGGCAGGGACCGACACAGCCTTCAAGGCTGCGTACTTCAAGAAGATGGTCGCGGTGCGGCAGCCCGCGGGTCTGCGTTCCATCGAGGGTCTGATTCGCTGGGACATGGACGCGGCGCTGCGCGCGACAAAGCAGCCGATCACCGTGTTCGCGATACGTGACCTGGTGACGCGGGAAGCGATCGACCGCTATGGGGACCGCTTCGACATCGTGCCCGTCGACCTGGGCAGCCACCACTTCCCGGTGGAGGCGCCCGAAGGCACGGCGCAGCTTCTGGCCGGCGTGGCAACCGAATAG